The genomic region CGCGGTGATCAGGGATCCGGCGGATCCGCAGCGGATCAAGCCGGAGTACGACGAGGGCGACCACCTGCACCCCGGGGACAAGGGGTTCGAGGCGATGGCGCGGGCCGTGCGGGTGGCGACGCTCTAGCCGTTGCTCACCGCGGTCAGCGGCCCGCCACCCGATCGGGCGGTCGAGGTTTGCCGCGCCGCGCGGCCCGGCTATTCCAGGTGATCAACACCAGGTCACCCGAAGGGGTCAGCGAAATGCGTGCCACCATCCTCGCCGTCGTTCTCGCGGTCAGTGCCGCCTCCTGCGCGGCATCGCCGCCGAGCACCGCCCAGTCCGGCCAGAGCGCGCAGGACCAGACCACGCAGGGCTCGACCGCCCAGACCACGACCGCGCCGACGCCGACCGGCGGGGGAAAGCAGGAACCCGCCGTCAAGGCCGAGATCACCATGCAGGGCAAGCCGGGCGTGGGGTTGCTGGCCGCCACCAACCAGGGCACCACGCCCATCACCTTCCAGGGCTGGCCGAAGCTCACCTTCACCAACGCCGCCGGTGGGCCCGCCGCCATCCCGGTGGAGCAGAAGCTGGTGCCGGGTGAGGGGCCCTCGATCACGTTGCAGCCGGGGCAGACCGCGTTCGCCGGGGTGCAGTTCGACACCGACGACACCACTTCGTTCGCGATCAACGAGATAACGGTGGAGCTGCCCGGGATGCTGCCGGCCAAGGTGAGGTTCATCGGGACTGATGGGCAGCCGATCGCCAACGTGAGCAGCATGAAGGTGAGCGAGGCGAAGGTGGGCACGATGCAGCCGGCGACGCAGGGCGTGCTGCTCTTCGACTGACCGCAGACCGGGCCCGGTTAAGCTCGCGGTGTGATCACACCTGGGGGTCGTGAGCTGTGGGTCGACCTGAACGAGGTCGTCGCCCGCGAGCACGGCGACGAGCGCACCGCGGCGTTGGAGGAGCTCGTGTGGCGTGCGGACGTCGTGGACGCGCCGCGGGTCACCTTCCTGGCGCGGCGGGAACTGGCCGCCGCGCACCAGACGGACGGGCGCTGGGACCTGGTCTACCCGTTGCTGGAGCAGTGCTTGCAGGAACACGAGCAGCGGCCGTGGCGGTTCGAGCGCGACGACGAGGCCGAGCTGCTGGAGTGGTACGCGTGGCTGGTCGAGGCCATGGTGGACTTCCCGGAGCGTTCGCTCGACGAGGTGCACGACAAGGCGGCGGACCTGGAGCGGCGGTTCCGGGCGCGCGAGTACCCGCTGGGTGACGTCCACCGCGCGCACCACGGGATCGCGGTGCACGTCGGGGACCTGGCGTGGGCGCGGGAGGCGTTCGACCGGCAGGTGCGGGCGAGCGATCCCGAGGACCCGTGGCTGGACGTCCACCGGATCGACCACCTGCTCGCGCTCGGGGACGAGGAGCAGGCACTGGAGCTGGCGGAACCGTTCCTGCGCGAGCCGGGGGTGTCGGACGAGCTCACGACGCGGGTGCGGCACCTGGTGCTGTTGCCCCTCACCAGGGCACGGAGGTGGGACGACGCGGCGATGACGTTCCGGCGGCTCACCCGCGGCATGTCCGGGGAGTACTCGCGGCTGGAGGACCACGGCGGAATGGCGCACTTCTGCGCGCTGACCGGCAACCCGAGCGAGGGCACCATCTGGCTCGGACCCGTGGAGGAGCTGCAGAACCGCAAACGGCCACTGGCCACAATGGAGTACGCCGCCTCCGCCACCCTGCTCACGCGGCAGCTCGGCTGGATCGACACCGAACGGCGCCTGCGCGAGCTCGCCCTGGACCTGGCCGCGCGGTTCGACGCGCGCAACGGCACGTCCCGGTGCGGCGACCGGGTCCGGCAGACGTTGCGGGCGGAGCAGCTCACCGGCTTCCTGCCGCTCTACCCGACCAGCCGGCCGCCGATCCCCGCGCCACCGCAGGGCCTCACCGACGCCGAGCTGCTGGACCGCGCGGAGCTGCACGACCTGCGGTGCGAACCGGACGAGGCGCGCGTGTGCCTGTCGCGGGTGGGCGAGGAGCTACCGGAACCGCTGCGCGCCCGGCGCGACGAGCTCACCGCGAAGTTCTTCCAGAGCCCGGAAACCGGGACGATCCTGCGCAATGCCGCCCGCACGTACGACAACCACGGCGACCGTCGGCGCGCCGAGCTCACGCGCTGCTGGATCGGGCTCTGGGTCGTGCACGAGGGTGACGTCGACGGCGGGATCGCGGCGGTGCAGGACGCGGTCGAGCGGCTGTACGAGATCGGCGAGGGCCAGGCGTGGGGCGAGTACTGGCTCGCGTACGTGCTGGCCGGGCAGAACCGGCACGACCAGGCCCTGAACGCCATCGCCCGCGGCAAACGGCACGCCCACGACGCGTTGGCGCGCGGCACCCTGCTGGCACTCGAGGCCCAGCTCCTCGGCCAGCCGCCGCTGGAGGC from Lentzea guizhouensis harbors:
- a CDS encoding DUF4232 domain-containing protein → MRATILAVVLAVSAASCAASPPSTAQSGQSAQDQTTQGSTAQTTTAPTPTGGGKQEPAVKAEITMQGKPGVGLLAATNQGTTPITFQGWPKLTFTNAAGGPAAIPVEQKLVPGEGPSITLQPGQTAFAGVQFDTDDTTSFAINEITVELPGMLPAKVRFIGTDGQPIANVSSMKVSEAKVGTMQPATQGVLLFD